In a single window of the Pyrococcus sp. NA2 genome:
- a CDS encoding Lrp/AsnC family transcriptional regulator, which produces MRKLDKIDVQLVKILSENSRLTYRELAEILKTTRQRIARRMEKLKKMGIIKKFTIIPDIDKLGYMYALVLVKSKIPSDIDKVIAEISGIEHVKSIEKGVGRYNLVIRLLLPKDIKEAEGIINNFLQKIKDAENVEVILISEIKKFEII; this is translated from the coding sequence ATGAGAAAGCTGGATAAGATTGATGTCCAGCTCGTTAAAATTTTATCTGAAAATTCTCGACTTACATATAGGGAGCTAGCCGAGATCCTTAAGACGACTAGACAGAGGATAGCAAGGAGGATGGAAAAGTTAAAGAAAATGGGAATTATTAAAAAATTCACAATTATTCCAGATATAGATAAGCTTGGATACATGTATGCCCTAGTACTCGTGAAGTCTAAGATTCCTTCTGATATCGACAAGGTTATTGCTGAGATCTCAGGGATTGAGCATGTCAAGTCAATTGAGAAGGGTGTCGGGAGGTACAACCTGGTAATAAGGTTACTCCTTCCAAAGGACATAAAGGAAGCAGAAGGGATAATAAACAATTTCTTGCAGAAAATCAAAGATGCCGAGAACGTTGAGGTTATTCTGATAAGCGAAATTAAGAAATTTGAAATAATTTAG
- a CDS encoding nucleotide pyrophosphohydrolase: MKDLQKEVDELIKRMGGYWTPAQMLTALVEEVGELADVILSFEGVKGRRDHAKLREEVGDVLFALICIANYFKIDIEGALRETIKKYSTRDL, from the coding sequence ATGAAAGACCTTCAGAAGGAGGTTGATGAGCTGATAAAAAGAATGGGAGGCTATTGGACGCCTGCTCAAATGCTCACAGCATTGGTTGAGGAAGTTGGAGAACTTGCCGATGTTATTTTATCTTTTGAAGGGGTGAAGGGAAGGAGAGATCATGCAAAGTTAAGGGAGGAAGTTGGAGATGTTCTCTTTGCACTAATTTGCATAGCAAACTACTTTAAAATTGACATTGAGGGTGCCCTTAGAGAAACAATTAAAAAATACTCAACGAGAGATCTGTAA
- a CDS encoding helix-turn-helix transcriptional regulator, translated as MRIRDLVESLSEKQKKTVMSCLERCGIYDLDEEIEPYPTDKTRRFLRVIANPIRFGILKMLIDRWMCVCLIAKALDVDQTLISHHIRILKEIDLLEERKEGKLRFYRVNKEKLAEYFGAIMEELKYERPSEGG; from the coding sequence ATGAGGATTAGGGATCTCGTTGAAAGTCTAAGTGAGAAACAGAAGAAGACAGTAATGAGCTGTCTTGAAAGGTGTGGAATATATGATCTTGATGAGGAGATAGAGCCCTATCCAACGGATAAGACGAGGAGGTTCTTAAGGGTCATAGCGAACCCAATAAGGTTTGGCATTCTTAAGATGCTAATTGATAGGTGGATGTGCGTATGCTTAATAGCCAAGGCACTTGACGTTGACCAGACCCTTATAAGCCATCACATAAGGATCCTCAAGGAGATTGATCTGTTAGAGGAGAGGAAGGAAGGTAAGCTTAGGTTCTATAGAGTGAATAAGGAAAAGCTTGCTGAGTACTTTGGGGCTATAATGGAGGAGCTGAAGTATGAAAGACCTTCAGAAGGAGGTTGA
- a CDS encoding DUF2666 family protein, with protein sequence MSKGDIAEFTVKLGNMEIGEAPRELNDYELSIFLARVSNTVRALIPDYLQERIDVSRMLSEIKVEGSIEEKLKFLRSPGTSRKINTYVMEEDKKLKKLLLDVAKVVVVWNVLKDELPLDFPVGKIEELKIKPRYEEEHINFTVKFGKWIVVKRLIVDEKTPMLDIARLLASINETTVNKIPEFARIDVKRIEEHFKEFKKVRKEEDIKKLVEKFRKFEPKNELEIRYAVKEMLSKLNLSIDIPAKNLEKYLERTG encoded by the coding sequence ATGAGTAAGGGGGATATAGCGGAGTTCACGGTTAAGCTTGGTAACATGGAAATTGGAGAAGCTCCAAGAGAACTGAACGATTATGAACTTTCAATCTTCTTGGCAAGGGTCTCAAACACAGTTAGGGCTCTCATACCAGATTATCTACAAGAGAGGATAGACGTTAGTAGGATGCTAAGTGAGATAAAGGTGGAAGGAAGCATTGAGGAAAAGTTAAAATTTTTGAGATCGCCTGGGACCTCAAGGAAGATTAACACTTATGTCATGGAGGAAGACAAGAAGCTAAAGAAGCTTCTTCTTGATGTCGCTAAAGTTGTGGTGGTCTGGAACGTTTTAAAGGATGAACTACCCCTCGACTTCCCTGTTGGAAAGATTGAGGAGCTTAAAATAAAGCCGAGATATGAGGAAGAGCACATAAACTTCACGGTAAAATTTGGAAAATGGATAGTTGTTAAAAGGCTTATAGTTGATGAAAAGACACCAATGCTGGACATAGCAAGACTGTTGGCGAGTATAAATGAAACCACCGTGAATAAGATTCCTGAATTCGCGAGGATAGACGTCAAAAGAATTGAGGAGCATTTCAAAGAATTTAAGAAGGTCAGAAAGGAGGAAGACATAAAGAAACTCGTGGAGAAATTCAGAAAATTTGAACCGAAAAATGAATTAGAGATTAGGTATGCCGTTAAGGAAATGCTATCAAAGTTAAATCTAAGCATAGATATCCCTGCAAAGAATTTGGAGAAGTACCTCGAAAGAACGGGATGA
- a CDS encoding PrsW family intramembrane metalloprotease codes for MSDVSALISFAYVPALALLWYFYHQDRLEPEPKRVVISTFLLGGTLSIGIAILLESLLIPRWFPSIPALLPATFFYISLIAGIVEEPAKALAIRYAYNTGNLYGIMDGVIYGVAAGLGFAATENFLYGLGYGVEVTIQRTLLTPIGHATWSAIVGVGYGLKAEGKVHTLIPYFTLAIILHFLWDYYAFLSTISPVYYAMVFLIFMVNLLIIRWLISLGKREDLERMWWSIILGGRRW; via the coding sequence ATGTCCGACGTCTCAGCCTTGATATCGTTTGCGTACGTTCCAGCACTTGCACTCCTTTGGTACTTTTATCATCAAGATAGGCTAGAACCAGAGCCAAAGAGAGTTGTGATAAGTACTTTCTTACTAGGTGGAACATTATCAATTGGTATTGCAATCTTGCTCGAGAGCCTCTTGATCCCAAGGTGGTTTCCAAGTATTCCCGCTTTACTTCCAGCAACATTCTTCTACATCTCCCTAATCGCGGGGATTGTCGAAGAACCTGCAAAGGCTCTTGCGATAAGGTACGCGTATAACACTGGCAATCTTTACGGAATCATGGATGGAGTAATCTATGGAGTTGCAGCGGGGCTCGGCTTCGCTGCAACAGAAAATTTTCTGTATGGCCTTGGATATGGAGTCGAAGTAACGATTCAGAGAACTTTATTAACCCCTATAGGTCATGCAACATGGAGCGCAATAGTGGGGGTTGGATATGGTCTGAAGGCTGAAGGGAAGGTGCACACGTTAATTCCTTACTTCACCCTTGCAATTATCCTACACTTCCTCTGGGACTATTACGCGTTTCTGAGTACAATATCGCCAGTGTACTATGCCATGGTATTCCTGATATTCATGGTGAACCTGTTGATAATAAGATGGCTTATAAGCCTTGGAAAGAGAGAAGATTTAGAGAGGATGTGGTGGTCAATTATATTAGGTGGTAGGAGATGGTGA